The proteins below are encoded in one region of Triticum aestivum cultivar Chinese Spring chromosome 1B, IWGSC CS RefSeq v2.1, whole genome shotgun sequence:
- the LOC123084717 gene encoding uncharacterized protein, with protein sequence MACVEEDDFCFVEPFFYDEASDLAMRARALEMTRRKEEEKARQEEEKARKAEERRRRGLDHKQVMASILEYDPKTKRKVYTRYSFNDFGVFDINTESPIPPMRYTKRCVNGLKLQDTANILTVKIVSSDKGFPIDVYGTIIARDSIDHKCMYLFNHTRDNCQPIKSRDETLILTGPGRGLVLLDFIYLEMNLKIKLGVEPLGEQISKGLLMIDGRVLPRDEKVVVGHITLESWFSIVDVRYATLLNAIEGTFEMKLLEGCFCGKIMAGIEGIEPRIVIYNSDEDGVVSCEDRAVIMLRRRVMTLRLNGMLTLGFAVPGGGGAATRQWKVEFTPRHRGEEKKEISFGTAKLQVKVFWSMLDYRP encoded by the exons atggcttgcgtggAGGAGGATGACTTCTGCTTCGTGGAGCCTTTCTTCTACGATGAGGCGAGTGATCTAGCCATGCGAGCTCGGGCGTTGGAGATGACCCGGCGGAAGGAAGAGGAGAAGGCGCGGCAGGAAGAGGAGAAGGCGCGGAAGGCGGAGGAGAGACGGCGGCGAGGACTAGATCACAAGCAGGTCATGGCATCCATCCTGGAGTACGACCCCAAGACGAAGCGCAAGGTCTACACCCGCTACTCCTTCAACGACTTCGGCGTCTTCGACATCAACACCGAGT CGCCTATCCCTCCAATGCGATACACCAAGAGGTGTGTAAATGGTTTGAAACTCCAAGACACTGCAAACATACTTACTGTCAAGATAGTCTCCTCGGATAAAGGCTTCCCAATCGATGTGTATGGCACTATCATCGCTAGAGACAGCATCGACCACAAGTGCATGTACCTCTTTAACCACACCAGGGACAATTGCCAACCTATCAAGTCAAGG GATGAAACTTTGATATTAACTGGCCCAGGTCGAGGTCTGGTATTACTTGATTTCATATATCTGGAGATGAATCTTAAAATCAAGCTTGGGGTAGAGCCTCTAGGCGAGCAAATCAGCAAGGGTTTGCTTATGATTGATGGACGAGTTCTACCTAGAGACGAAAAGGTTGTTGTTGGACATATAACTCTTGAGAGCTGGTTTAGTATTGTGGACGTGAGGTATGCAACTCTTCTTAACGCTATCGAGGGTACATTCGAGATGAAGTTACTTGAGGGATGTTTCTGTGGAAAGATCATGGCTGGCATCGAGGGCATCGAGCCTAGGATTGTGATTTATAATAGCGACGAAGATGGTGTGGTGTCTTGTGAAGACCGTGCAGTTATCATGCTGCGGCGGCGTGTCATGACCCTCCGTCTGAATGGTATGCTCACACTTGGCTTTGCAgtccctggtggtggtggtgctgctacTAGACAATGGAAAGTTGAATTCACACCACGACACCGTGGTGAAGAGAAAAAGGAGATCTCTTTTGGTACTGCCAAGCTTCAAGTGAAGGTCTTCTGGTCCATGCTGGACTATAGGCCGTAA